CGCCCGGGTCGAGCACGTGCCAGTCGGATCGCCTGCATCCCGCGTTCGGTGGCCTCCTCGACGCAGCTGCACCGGTGCCCCGTCGCTGCCGCACGACGTCCTCCCGCCCACGGGCGGGACTCGTGCTGGCGGGGCGCGGTCGGCCGTCAGGAGAGCGCGTCGACGCCGGTGAGGGACCGGCCGATGATGAGCTTCTGCACCTGGCTGGTGCCTTCGTAGAGGGTGAGGACGCGGGCGTCACGGAGGTACTTGCCGACCGGGTACTCGTCGATGAAGCCGTACCCGCCGAAGACCTGCAGCGCGTTGTTCGCCACCCGGACCGCGGTCTCGCTCGCGTGCAGCTTCGCCATCGACGACGCCGTGGTCAGCTCTTGTCGCGACACCCCGCGGTCGGCCAGCGCCGCGGCGCGCAAGGTCAGCAGCCGCGCCGCCTCGACCTCCACGGCCGAGTCCGCGAGCAGCTCCTGCACCAGCTGCCGGGAGGCGATCGGCGTGCCGAACTGCACGCGCTCCCCCGCGTAGCGGGTCGCCGCGGTCAGCGCCGCCTGCGCCACCCCGACCGCGCCGGCCGCGACCGAGATCCGGCCCTTGGTCAGCGCGCCGAGCGCGATGCCCAGCCCCTTGCCGACCTCGCCGAGCCGGGCCGAGTCCGGCACCCGCACCTCGTCGAGCACCAGCTCCGCGGTGGCCTGGCCGCGCAGGCCCAGCTTGCCGTGCACGGGGTTGGCGGTGAAGCCGGGCGAGTCGGTGGGCACCAGGAACGCCGTGATGCCCCGCCCGCCGTCGTCGCTGGTGCGCGCGAACAGCAGGGCGACCTCGGCCCAGGTGCCGTTGGTGATGAACATCTTCTGCCCGGTGATCACCCAGTCGTCGCCGTCGCGCCGGGCGCGGGTGGTCAACGACGCCGGGTCCGACCCGGCGTCGGGTTCGGTCAGCGCGAAGCAGCCGAGCGCCTCGCCGCTGGTCAGCGCGGGCAACCAGCGCTGCTTCTGCTCCTCCGTGCCCCAGGTGGCGATCGACTTGCTCACCAGCCCCAGCGACACCGAGACGATGCCGCGCACCGAGGAGTCGCCGCGCCCGAGCTCCTCGACGACCACCGCGTAGCTGACCATGTCGGCCTCGACCCCGCCGTGGGCCTCGGGCAGCGTGAGCCCGAGGAACCCGAGCTCGCCGAGCTTGCGCACGATCGCCAGGTCGACCTCCTCGCGGCGGTCCCACTCGCGCGCGTGCGGCACGATCTCGGCGTCGACGAACTGCGCCGCCATCTCCTTGAAGGCGGTCTGCGTGTCGGTCAGTTCGGGGTTCACGGTGTTCCTCGTGCTCTCGTGTGCGTCCTCGCCCGTCGGGGAGGACCGCTCAGGCGTACAGGTCGCGCGGGCTGGTGCCGGTCTCGGTGAGCTCCAGCCCCAGCTCGGCGCGCTCGACCAGCCACCGGCTGGGCCGGTAGCGCGGATCGCCGGTCGCCGAGTGCAGGGCGCGCAAGATGGTGAGCACCCGGCGCGGGCCGACGTGCTGGCCCCACTCCAGCGGGCCGCGCGGGTAGCCCAGCGCGATGCGCACCGCGGTGTCGATGTCGGCCGGGCTGGCCAGGTGCTGCTCGGCGATGAAGCAGCTGGTGTTGACGATCGCGGCGAGGATCCGCTGCGCCACCGAGCCGGGGCTGTCGCGCACCACCGTCACCTTGCGCCCGGTCGCGGCCAGCGCCGCCCACGCCGACCGCGCGAACGCCACGTCGCAGGCCGGGTGGACCGCCAGCACGGCGCGGGTCGCGGTGCTGAGCGGGTCGACACCGCACGCCCGGGCGACCGGCAGACCGGCCGACCGCGCCGCGCTGGCCGCGCTGTGCCCGTACGGCGTGACCAGCACGACCGCGTCCGCGGAGGGCTCCGGGCCGCGCTCGACCTGCACGCCGGCGCCCGCCAGCTCCGCGAGCAGCTCGGCGTCGTCCGACCAGACCGGGTGCGCCACCGACTCCGGCGCCTGCGGTTCCGGGTCCTCCTGCTCGGCACCGTCGGCGTAGGTGTAGAAGCCCTCCCCCGTCTTGCGGCCGAGCAGCCCGGCCTCCAGGCGGGTGCGGGTGATCGGCGACGGGCGCAGCCGCGGGTCGCCGTAGTAGCCGCGCCAGATGCTCTCCATCGCCGGGTGCGTGACGTCCAGCCCGGTCAGGTCCATCAGCTCGAACGGGCCCATCCGCAGGCCCAGCACGTCACGGCAGACGCGGTCGATGTCGGCGGTCCCGGCCACGTCCTCGGCCAGGACCTGCAGCGCCTCGGTGACCAGCCCGCGTCCGGCGTGGTTGACCAGGAAGCCCGGGGTGTCGGTGGCGCGCACCGGGGTGTGGCCGAGGCGCCGCACCAGCGCCACCAGCGCGTCGGGGACCCACGCCGCGGTCCGGGCCCCGGGGATCACCTCGACCAGCCGCATCAGCGGCACCGGGTTGAAGAAGTGCAGTCCGGCGAGCCTGCTCGGGTCGGCCAGCGCGGTGGCGATGGAGGTCACCTGCAGCGAGCTGGTGTTGGTGGCGAACACGGTGCTGGTCGGGCAGACCTCCTCCAGCTCGGCGAACAGCTCGCGCTTGGTGTCCAGGTCCTCGCGCACCGCCTCGACCACCAGGTCGGCCTCGGTGGGCGCCAGCGGGCCGTCCACCGGGCGCAGCCGGTCCCGCGCGGCCGCGGCCTCCTCGGTGGTCATCCTGCCCTTGCCGGCCAGCTTGTCGAACATCCGGCCGATGTGGTCGACCGCCTCGGCGACGGCCTCGGGGCGGGCGTCGGCGAGCTCGACGGTCAGGCCCGCTGCCGCCGCGATCTGTGCGATGCCGCGCCCCATCACGCCGGTGCCGATCACCCGGACCACGTTGACCCGCTCCGCCCACTGCATGGTCGACCTCCCGGAAGCTTGCCTCCGACGCAGCCTCGCACGGCCACGCCAAGAGCGTCCAATACTGGATTGCCCTGTCAGCGATATCAGATCGAACACAATCATCGCGTGTTCCGGGCCGTGGCCGCGCTGTGCTACGAACGAAACGGCGGCGGACCCGTCGCCAGGGCGGAACCGAAGGAGCAAGCATGCGCGAAGCGGTGATCTGCGAACCGCTGCGGACCCCGATCGGCCGGTTCGGTGGGGTGTTCAAGACCGTTCCCGCGGTCGACCTGGCCTCGACGGTGATCAAGGGACTGCTGGAGCGCACCGGGCTGGACGGCGGGGTGATCGACGAGGTGATCCTCGGCCACGGCTACCCCACCTCGGACGCCCCGGCGATCGGACGGGTCGCCGCGCTCGACGCGGGACTGCCCATCGAGGTCGGCGGCACGCAGGTGGACCGCCGCTGCGGGTCCGGGCTGCAAGCGGTCCTCGACGCCGCGATGCAGGTGCAGACCGGGGTCAGCGACGTGGTGCTGGCCGGTGGCGCGGAGAGCATGAGCAACGCGCCGTTCTACACCACCGAGGCCCGGTGGGGCATCCGCGGCAGCGGGCTGGAGCTGCACGACTCGCTGGCCCGCGGCCGGGTCACCGCCGGTGGCGCGAACCACCCGGTCCCCGGCGGGATGCTGGAGACGGCCGAGAACCTGCGCCGCGAGTACCAGGTCTCGCGCACCGAGCAGGACGAGCTGGCGGTGCGCTCGCAGCAGCGCGCGGGGGCGGCCCAGAGCGCCGGGCTGTTCGCCGAGGAGATCGTTCCGGTGACGGTGCGGTCCCGCAAGGGCGACACCGTGGTCGAGGTCGACGAGCACCCCCGCCCGGAGACCACGATGGACACCCTGGCGGCGCTGAAGCCCGTCCTCATCAAGTCGGACCCGGAAGCGACGGTCACCGCGGGCAACGCCAGCGGGCAGAACGACGCGGCGGCGGTCTGCGTGGTGACCACGCCGGAGCGCGCCGCCGAACTGGGCCTGCGGCCGCTGGTGCGCCTGGTGTCGTGGGCGCGCGCCGGGGTGCCGCCGCGCACCATGGGCATCGGCCCGGTCCCGGCGACGGCGAAGGCGTTGCAGCGCGCCGGGATCAGCCTCGCGGACGTGGACCTGATCGAGCTCAACGAGGCGTTCGCGGCGCAGGTGCTGGCCTGCACGCGGGAGTGGGAGTTCAAGCCCGCCGACTTCGACCGCCTCAACGTCAACGGTTCCGGGATCTCGCTGGGCCACCCGATCGGCGCCACCGGCGCCCGGATCCTCGCGACGCTGTCGCGCGAGATGCACCGCCGCGACGCGCGCTACGGCCTGGAGACCATGTGCATCGGCGGCGGGCAGGGCCTCGCCGCGGTCTTCGAACGCGTCTGACGGGCGCCGGGGCACCCCCGGGTGCCCCCGGCTCCGCGGTCATCCGCCGGTCGGGAGGGGTTCGCCCGCGGGCGACACGGCGTACCAGTAGCCGCCGCTGGAGAGCACCCCGTGGCCGTTGGCCTGGCCCGGCACGTCGTCGCCGACGTAGTAGTAGAGCGGGTGTCCGTTGTAGACGACCTGGGTCGCGCCGTCCGGCCGCACCACGGTGCCGAGCAGGTCCGGGGCCACGTCCGGACCCGCCGCGGGCGGGTCCGTCGTGGTCAGCGGTGGCCAGTCCTCCGCGCAGGCGTCGAGGCACCGGGGCTGCCCGTCGCGGTCCTCCTCGAACAGGTACACCGACCGGCCGTCCGGCCCGGCGAGCACGGACCCCAGGCCCGCCACCGGCTGCGCCCGGACCATGATCGCCCCGCCGGTCACGGGCGGCGCCGTCACCGGTGGTGGCGGGGTGCCGACCCCGCTGCCCGCGGGTTCCTCACCACCGGGCACGCAGGCGCCGGTCAGGAACAGCGCACACCCGACCAGCCCGATGCTCCGCGGTGCCCCCACGCGGTCTCGGACGGAGCGGAGCATCGTGGCCTCCCTGCGACCCGGTGTCCTCGGACGGTGCGCGGCCCCCAGACCGGCGGAACCGCCGGACCACCGCGCGTGCGCCGACCGCGCCCCCTCGGGCGCCCAGCGCTGCACAACGCACCCACGATGCCCCGGCACCCGGTGGACCGGGAAGGGCCGATGGTCCCTCCGGCGGACACCCCGTCACATCTGGACGATCTGGATGAGGTTGCCGCAGGTGTCGTCGAAGACCGCGGTGGTCACCTCACCCATCTCGACCGGTTCCTGGGTGAACCGCACGCCCCGCGAAGAGAGCCGCTCGAACTCCGCGCGCACGTCGTCGACCTGGAACGACGCGGCCGGGATGCCGTCGGCGACCAGGGCCTCCTTGTACGGCTTCACCGCGGGGTGCGCGTCCGGCTCCAGGAGCAGCTCGACGCCGTCCGGGGCGTGCGGCGACACCACGGTCAGCCAGCTGTGCTCCCCCAGCGGGACGTCGCGCTTGGCCTGGAAGCCGAGCACGTCGGTGTAGAACTGCAGCGCCTTGCGCTGGTCGTCGACGAGGACGCTGGTCACGTAGATCTTCACGGCTTCTCCTCCGGTTCTGGCGCGAGCCATCGGTCGGTGAGGTGGCGCAGCGGTCCGGTGTTCAGGTGGTGGAACTTGTAGCGACCGTCCCTCCGGGTCTCGACCAGACCCGCCTGCGCGAGCACGTCGATGTGCTGCGAGATGGCCTGCCGGGACGACCCCAACCCGTGCTTGCCGGCCAGGCGGCCGCAGATCTCGAACAGCGTCTGGCCGTCGCGGTCGGCCAGCTCGTCGAGGATCGCCCGCCGGGTGGGGTCCGCGAGCGCTTTGAACACGTCACTCACGGACACCACAATAGGCAAGTGGATGCTTGCCTGTCACGTCGGCTCGCTCACCGGTGGTGCGCGACCAGCTCGTGCGCCTCCTGGGGACCCGCCGGGTGGGCGTGCACGATCGCGCCGCCCAGCCTCGGCAGCGCGTGCCAGAGCCGGTGCTCGGCGTCGTGCGCGATGCGGTGCGCCCGGACGAGGCTGAGGTCCGCGTCGACCTCCAGCTCGGCCTCGACGCGCAGCGCGTGCCCGACCCAGCGCAGGCGCAGGTCCCCGACGCCCCGCACGCCGGGCGTGGCGGCCAGCGCGCGCTCGGCCTGCCCGACGAGCTCGGGGTCGACGGCGTCGAGCACCCGCGCGAACACCACCGCGGCGGACCCGCACAGCACCGCGAGGATCGCGCCGGTGATGAGCAGGCCGACGACCGGATCGGCCCACCACCACCCCAGCGCAGCACCGGCGACCGAGCCGAGCACGGCGAGGCTGGTGAAGCCGTCGGCCCGCGCGTGCAGCCCGTCGGCCACCAGCGCGGCCGAACCGATCTCCCGCCCGACCCGGATGCGGTAGCGCGCGACGAGCTCGTTGCCGGCGAAGCCGAGCAATCCCGCCGCGGCCACCCAGCCCAGGTGCTCGACCCGCTGCGGGGAGACCAGCCGCTCCACCGCCTCCCAGGCCGCCAGCGCGGCCGACGCCGCGATCACGGCGAGGACGACCAGCCCGGCCAGGTCCTCAGCGCGACCGAACCCGTAGGTGAACCGGCGCGTCGCCGCGCGCCGGGCCAGCAGGAAGGCGGCGGCGATCGGGACCGCGGTCAGCGCGTCCGCGACGTTGTGCAGCGTGTCGCCGAGCAGCGCGACGGACCCGGTGAACGCCACCAGGACGGCCTGCCCGGCCGCCGTGGCGGCCAGGCCGCAGAAGGAGATCCACAGCGCGCGCAAGCCCTTCCGACTGGTCTCCAGGGCCCGGTCCACGGTGTCGGCGGTGTCGTGGTGGTGCGGCACGACCGCGTGCCGCAACCTCGCCCACCGGTGACCGTGGCCGTGGCCGTGCCCCGTCCGCTTCCGCCACACCTGGACTCCTCGGGTTCGGCGACACCCGGACCGTAGACCGCGGCCCCGGCGTGCGACAACGTCGCTACAGCGAGGCCCTCGCACGTGCACCCCGACCGGGAGTCCACAGTGGATCTTCCGACCGGCTCGCCCGTCGGGCCGCGGCTCCCGGACGACGCGCTGGGTGCCGACCCCGGCGGGGAGCTCGGCGCGATGCCACTCACCGGGTGCCCCACGCCGACCACCAGCGGCGTCGAGCACCGCGCGAGCGCTACTCCGCGGTGCGCAGGACCTCCGACCTCGAGGGCACGGGTTCGTGCACCAGCAGGTCCCCGACTTGGCACCCCAGCGCGGAGCAGATGATGTCGAGATCGGACAGCTTGAGACTGGCCGGGGTCTTCGACCACAAACCGGACATCTTCCCGGCCGAGACGACCAGACCGTGCTCGGCGAGCAGTCGTTGCAGTTCGGCGGCCTTCCAGATCCCTCGCTGGGCCGCGACCAACCGCAGGTTCCACTTCACGACGACATCGCCTCCCACTCGATCGGCACAGACCGCGTGCCGCGTGCGCTCACGCTCGCCCGCCTCCTGGTGCACTGGAGCGGGCGCTGCGGCCCGCTCGACACGATTTCAGACCTGATGAGGAAAACACCGCGAACGGCGCGGTTCCTCTGCGGCCCGAACAGTACTCCGAATTGGACGGAGCACAGATAGTCCGATGCGTGGAATCTGCGAACGTGCTTCAGATCGCCCGAGTGGAGCAACATCGTCGAGGAATATTCCGTCATCACCAGAACGGCCTAGCGCTTGTAGGTGGGCCGCCGCCGAACCGCTCGACATTTCCGCCGGAACGTGATTACGGAGCGTTTTCACCGGGACGCGGACCCGAAGACCGGAAATCCGTCCCACA
This region of Saccharopolyspora hordei genomic DNA includes:
- a CDS encoding 3-hydroxyacyl-CoA dehydrogenase; the protein is MQWAERVNVVRVIGTGVMGRGIAQIAAAAGLTVELADARPEAVAEAVDHIGRMFDKLAGKGRMTTEEAAAARDRLRPVDGPLAPTEADLVVEAVREDLDTKRELFAELEEVCPTSTVFATNTSSLQVTSIATALADPSRLAGLHFFNPVPLMRLVEVIPGARTAAWVPDALVALVRRLGHTPVRATDTPGFLVNHAGRGLVTEALQVLAEDVAGTADIDRVCRDVLGLRMGPFELMDLTGLDVTHPAMESIWRGYYGDPRLRPSPITRTRLEAGLLGRKTGEGFYTYADGAEQEDPEPQAPESVAHPVWSDDAELLAELAGAGVQVERGPEPSADAVVLVTPYGHSAASAARSAGLPVARACGVDPLSTATRAVLAVHPACDVAFARSAWAALAATGRKVTVVRDSPGSVAQRILAAIVNTSCFIAEQHLASPADIDTAVRIALGYPRGPLEWGQHVGPRRVLTILRALHSATGDPRYRPSRWLVERAELGLELTETGTSPRDLYA
- a CDS encoding acyl-CoA dehydrogenase family protein; this translates as MNPELTDTQTAFKEMAAQFVDAEIVPHAREWDRREEVDLAIVRKLGELGFLGLTLPEAHGGVEADMVSYAVVVEELGRGDSSVRGIVSVSLGLVSKSIATWGTEEQKQRWLPALTSGEALGCFALTEPDAGSDPASLTTRARRDGDDWVITGQKMFITNGTWAEVALLFARTSDDGGRGITAFLVPTDSPGFTANPVHGKLGLRGQATAELVLDEVRVPDSARLGEVGKGLGIALGALTKGRISVAAGAVGVAQAALTAATRYAGERVQFGTPIASRQLVQELLADSAVEVEAARLLTLRAAALADRGVSRQELTTASSMAKLHASETAVRVANNALQVFGGYGFIDEYPVGKYLRDARVLTLYEGTSQVQKLIIGRSLTGVDALS
- a CDS encoding acetyl-CoA C-acetyltransferase, which produces MREAVICEPLRTPIGRFGGVFKTVPAVDLASTVIKGLLERTGLDGGVIDEVILGHGYPTSDAPAIGRVAALDAGLPIEVGGTQVDRRCGSGLQAVLDAAMQVQTGVSDVVLAGGAESMSNAPFYTTEARWGIRGSGLELHDSLARGRVTAGGANHPVPGGMLETAENLRREYQVSRTEQDELAVRSQQRAGAAQSAGLFAEEIVPVTVRSRKGDTVVEVDEHPRPETTMDTLAALKPVLIKSDPEATVTAGNASGQNDAAAVCVVTTPERAAELGLRPLVRLVSWARAGVPPRTMGIGPVPATAKALQRAGISLADVDLIELNEAFAAQVLACTREWEFKPADFDRLNVNGSGISLGHPIGATGARILATLSREMHRRDARYGLETMCIGGGQGLAAVFERV
- a CDS encoding COG4315 family predicted lipoprotein; translation: MLRSVRDRVGAPRSIGLVGCALFLTGACVPGGEEPAGSGVGTPPPPVTAPPVTGGAIMVRAQPVAGLGSVLAGPDGRSVYLFEEDRDGQPRCLDACAEDWPPLTTTDPPAAGPDVAPDLLGTVVRPDGATQVVYNGHPLYYYVGDDVPGQANGHGVLSSGGYWYAVSPAGEPLPTGG
- a CDS encoding VOC family protein produces the protein MARARTGGEAVKIYVTSVLVDDQRKALQFYTDVLGFQAKRDVPLGEHSWLTVVSPHAPDGVELLLEPDAHPAVKPYKEALVADGIPAASFQVDDVRAEFERLSSRGVRFTQEPVEMGEVTTAVFDDTCGNLIQIVQM
- a CDS encoding cation diffusion facilitator family transporter, whose protein sequence is MWRKRTGHGHGHGHRWARLRHAVVPHHHDTADTVDRALETSRKGLRALWISFCGLAATAAGQAVLVAFTGSVALLGDTLHNVADALTAVPIAAAFLLARRAATRRFTYGFGRAEDLAGLVVLAVIAASAALAAWEAVERLVSPQRVEHLGWVAAAGLLGFAGNELVARYRIRVGREIGSAALVADGLHARADGFTSLAVLGSVAGAALGWWWADPVVGLLITGAILAVLCGSAAVVFARVLDAVDPELVGQAERALAATPGVRGVGDLRLRWVGHALRVEAELEVDADLSLVRAHRIAHDAEHRLWHALPRLGGAIVHAHPAGPQEAHELVAHHR
- a CDS encoding helix-turn-helix domain-containing protein: MKWNLRLVAAQRGIWKAAELQRLLAEHGLVVSAGKMSGLWSKTPASLKLSDLDIICSALGCQVGDLLVHEPVPSRSEVLRTAE
- a CDS encoding metalloregulator ArsR/SmtB family transcription factor, producing the protein MSDVFKALADPTRRAILDELADRDGQTLFEICGRLAGKHGLGSSRQAISQHIDVLAQAGLVETRRDGRYKFHHLNTGPLRHLTDRWLAPEPEEKP